A stretch of the Ictidomys tridecemlineatus isolate mIctTri1 chromosome 5, mIctTri1.hap1, whole genome shotgun sequence genome encodes the following:
- the LOC101958461 gene encoding disintegrin and metalloproteinase domain-containing protein 20, with product MAVVETLMHIRVTFLQLWLGISLSIPDLSQASPSQHFTSPEVVIPLKVISRDKSAEALGWLSYSLRFGGQRHVVHMKAKKLLVSPHLPVFTYTEQHVLHQDQPFVQDDCYYHGFVEGVPESLVVLSTCSGGFQGMLQINELAYEIKPIKLSATNEHLVYKIDTNETQFPPMRCGLTEEKIARQLELQMSHNFTLKQSSYVGWWTHSRFLELVVVVDHVRYVFSQSNVTIVLLDVINVLSIVNSLFDILEIDVILTGMEIWTTRNPIDTSIDLDLVVEQFTFWKLFQLDARLHHDAAHLFIKELNSSKLGVAYVKGICQSPFNSGADVFEDNSLYLFALTVSHELGHNLGMLHDTRWCVCALQWCIMYEYRRVTNKFSNCSYANFWDNTINTCIYPPPYARNIFRLKYCGNLVIEEGEECDCGTNDQCAKDPCCLSNCTLRSGASCATGLCCKECKLMPSGTLCRNQVNECDLPEWCNGTSHECPDDVYVQDGSPCSDSAYCYKKTCNTHDLQCKEIFGRDARSASQSCYNEINTRGNRFGHCNIVGTTYAKCLQPDIMCGRVQCENVNKIPTLQAHSTVHQFHFNQNTCWGTDYHLGMSIPDIGQVKEGTSCAPGKICISKKCASIVQLPQTCQPETCNMRGVCNNKHHCHCDHEWSPPNCSNKGYGGSEDSGPPPGKPVPEFNVTRTTTATVPGHATGTTTGNAPGPETGSVPGNETRNETRNVTRNWRKLLLLSLILIVFFVCCLFMRYMGWIKKQEKVGENKEEEEKEEEIEI from the coding sequence ATGGCTGTGGTTGAGACTCTGATGCACATCAGGGTCACTTTTCTACAGCTCTGGCTTGGGATATCTCTGTCCATTCCTGACCTCTCCCAGGCCAGTCCCTCCCAGCATTTCACCTCCCCAGAAGTGGTGATCCCCTTGAAGGTTATCAGCAGGGACAAAAGTGCAGAGGCTCTGGGTTGGCTCTCCTATAGTCTGCGGTTCGGAGGCCAAAGACATGTTGTCCACATGAAGGCCAAGAAGCTGTTAGTTTCTCCACACCTCCCAGTGTTCACTTACACAGAGCAGCATGTCCTCCATCAGGATCAGCCCTTTGTCCAGGATGACTGCTACTATCATGGTTTTGTGGAGGGGGTCCCTGAGTCCCTGGTTGTCCTCAGCACCTGTTCCGGGGGCTTTCAAGGAATGCTACAGATAAATGAACTTGCTTATGAAATTAAGCCAATTAAACTTTCTGCTACAAATGAGCACTTGGTGTATAAGATAGACACTAATGAGACACAGTTCCCACCTATGAGATGTGGgttaacagaagagaaaatagcACGTCAGTTGGAATTGCAAATGTCACATAATTTCACTCTGAAACAAAGTTCTTATGTGGGCTGGTGGACTCACTCACGTTTTCTTGAGCTAGTAGTGGTTGTGGACCATGTTagatatgttttctctcaaagCAATGTGACCATCGTGCTGTTGGACGTCATTAATGTTCTCAGTATAGTGAATTCCTTATTTGACATTTTGGAAATTGATGTAATTTTGACTGGGATGGAGATCTGGACTACCAGAAACCCAATTGATACCAGTATTGACTTAGATCTAGTTGTGGAGCAGTTTACATTTTGGAAGCTTTTTCAACTTGATGCCCGGCTGCATCATGATGCTGCACATCTTTTCATAAAAGAATTAAATAGCTCAAAACTTGGTGTTGCCTATGTTAAAGGAATATGCCAAAGTCCTTTTAACTCTGGAGCTGATGTTTTTGAAGACAATAGCTTATACCTTTTTGCACTTACTGTGAGCCATGAGCTTGGCCATAATTTGGGTATGTTGCATGACACTcgatggtgtgtgtgtgcattacaGTGGTGCATAATGTATGAATATAGAAGGGTAACAAATAAATTTAGCAATTGCAGTTATGCCAATTTTTGGGACAATactataaatacatgtatttatccTCCTCCATATGCAAGGAATATCTTTAGGTTGAAGTATTGTGGGAATCTAGTAATTGAAGAAGGAGAGGAGTGTGACTGTGGAACTAATGATCAATGTGCAAAAGATCCCTGTTGTCTGTCTAACTGCACTTTGCGTTCTGGAGCTTCTTGCGCTACTGGACTTTGTTGCAAAGAATGTAAATTAATGCCATCAGGGACTCTATGTAGAAACCAGGTCAATGAATGTGACCTTCCCGAGTGGTGCAATGGGACATCCCATGAATGCCCAGATGATGTATATGTGCAGGATGGAAGCCCTTGTAGTGACAGTGCCTACTGCTATAAAAAGACATGTAATACCCATGATTTACAGTGTAAAGAGATTTTTGGCAGAGATGCAAGGAGTGCATCTCAGAGTTGCTACAATGAAATCAACACCAGAGGAAATCGTTTTGGGCACTGTAATATTGTAGGCACAACATATGCCAAATGTTTGCAACCTGATATCATGTGTGGAAGGGTTCAGTGTGAAAATGTGAACAAAATTCCCACTCTCCAAGCACATTCTACAGTGCATCAGTTTCACTTCAATCAAAACACTTGCTGGGGCACTGATTATCATTTAGGGATGTCCATACCTGATATTGGTCAAGTAAAAGAAGGCACCTCATGTGCTCCAGGAAAGATCTGCATCAGTAAGAAGTGTGCTAGTATCGTTCAGCTGCCCCAAACTTGTCAGCCTGAGACTTGCAACATGAGGGGGGTCTGTAATAACAAACATCACTGTCACTGTGATCATGAATGGTCACCTCCCAACTGTAGTAACAAAGGCTATGGAGGTAGTGAAGATAGTGGTCCACCTCCTGGGAAACCCGTTCCAGAGTTCAATGTGACTAGAACTACCACTGCAACTGTGCCTGGACATGCAACTGGAACTACCACAGGAAATGCGCCTGGGCCGGAGACTGGAAGTGTACCTGGAAATGAGACTAGAAATGAGACTCGAAATGTGACTCGAAACTGGAGAAAATTGTTATTACTGTCCCttattttgattgttttctttgtatgttGTCTGTTTATGCGTTATAtgggatggataaagaaacaggaaaaggttggagagaataaagaggaagaagagaaagaggaagaaatagaaatctaA
- the LOC144377868 gene encoding disintegrin and metalloproteinase domain-containing protein 20-like: protein MAVVETLMHIRVTFLPLWLGIFLSIPGLSQASPSQHFTSPEVVIPLKVISRDKSAEALGWLSYSLRFGGQRHVVHMKAKKLLVSPHLPVFTYTEQHVLHQDQPFVQDDCYYHGFVEGVPESLVALSTCSGGFQGMLQINELAYEIKPIKLSATFEHLVYKIDSDEKQFPPLRCALTEEKIARQLELQMSHNFTLKQSSYVGWWTHAWYVELVVVVDNVRYVFSQSNVTKVQLDIINTLNIVDSIYNALEVDVILTGMEVWTAENLVNTSVDLDVVAKSFSTWKHKNLNRRLPHDVAHLVIKELVGIKQGSAYVKGICRSPFNSGALVFADNNLNIFAMIMTHELGHNLGMVHDTQGCTCGLASCIMHPYKKSSKKFSNCSYANFWDNTLKTCIYPPPNAGNIFKLKYCGNLVIEEGEECDCGTNDQCAKDPCCLSNCTLRSGASCATGLCCKECKLMPSGTLCRNQVNECDLPEWCNGTSHECPDDVYVQDGSPCSDSAYCYKKTCNTHDIQCKEIFGKDARSASESCYNKINTQGNRFGHCSIAGTRYAKCSQPDIMCGRIQCENVNKIPTLQAHSTVHQFHFNQNTCWGTDYHLGMSIPDIGQVKEGTSCAPGKICISKKCASMVQPTEICQPETCNMRGVCNNKHHCHCNHEWSPPNCSNKGYGGSEDSGPPPMDVTRTTTANVPGHATATTTGNAPGPDTGSATGIVPGRTTGNTMEYTPDIGQTTERTKNTAGNGPGGATGNNTGNAPEGTTGYVTGSALKKEKSWLLWLLILLLFILCLVSLNYLALKKKQKTIGQPKPEEKKVEGKEEVIPN from the coding sequence ATGGCTGTGGTTGAGACTCTGATGCACATCAGGGTCACTTTTCTACCGCTCTGGCTTGGGATATTTCTGTCCATTCCTGGCCTTTCCCAGGCCAGTCCCTCCCAGCATTTCACCTCCCCAGAAGTGGTGATCCCCTTGAAGGTTATCAGCAGGGACAAAAGTGCAGAGGCTCTGGGTTGGCTCTCCTATAGTCTGCGGTTTGGAGGCCAAAGACATGTTGTCCACATGAAGGCCAAGAAGCTGTTAGTTTCTCCACACCTCCCAGTGTTCACTTACACAGAGCAGCATGTCCTCCATCAGGATCAGCCCTTTGTCCAGGATGACTGCTACTATCATGGTTTTGTGGAGGGGGTCCCTGAGTCCCTGGTTGCCCTCAGCACCTGTTCCGGGGGCTTTCAAGGAATGCTACAGATAAATGAACTTGCTTATGAAATTAAGCCAATTAAACTTTCTGCTACATTTGAACACTTGGTATATAAGATAGACTCTGATGAGAAACAGTTCCCACCCCTGAGATGTGCattaacagaagagaaaatagcACGCCAATTGGAATTGCAAATGTCACATAATTTCACTCTGAAACAAAGTTCTTATGTGGGCTGGTGGACTCACGCATGGTATGTTGAGCTAGTAGTCGTTGTGGACAATGTTAGATATGTTTTCTCCCAAAGCAATGTGACCAAAGTGCAGTTAGACATCATTAATACTCTCAATATTGTGGATTCCATATATAACGCTTTGGAAGTTGATGTAATTTTGACTGGTATGGAAGTCTGGACTGCAGAAAACCTAGTTAATACCAGTGTTGACTTAGATGTGGTTGCGAAGTCATTTTCAACTTGGAAGCATAAAAATCTTAATAGACGTCTGCCTCATGATGTTGCACATCTTGTAATAAAAGAATTAGTTGGCATAAAACAAGGTTCCGCGTATGTTAAAGGAATATGCCGTAGTCCTTTTAACTCTGGAGCTCTCGTTTTTGCAGACAACAACTTAAACATTTTTGCAATGATTATGACCCATGAGCTTGGCCATAATTTGGGTATGGTGCATGACACTCAAGGGTGTACATGTGGCTTAGCTTCGTGCATAATGCATCCCTATAAAAAGTCATCAAAAAAATTTAGTAATTGCAGTTATGCCAATTTTTGGGACAATACTCTGAAAACATGTATTTATCCTCCTCCAAATGCAGGGAATATCTTTAAGTTGAAGTATTGTGGGAATCTAGTAATTGAAGAAGGAGAGGAGTGTGACTGTGGAACTAATGATCAATGTGCAAAAGATCCCTGTTGTCTGTCTAACTGCACTTTGCGTTCTGGAGCTTCTTGCGCTACTGGACTTTGTTGCAAAGAATGTAAATTAATGCCATCAGGGACTCTATGTAGAAACCAGGTCAATGAATGTGACCTTCCCGAGTGGTGCAATGGGACATCCCATGAATGCCCAGATGATGTATATGTGCAGGATGGAAGCCCTTGTAGTGACAGTGCCTACTGCTATAAAAAGACATGTAATACCCATGATATACAGTGTAAAGAGATTTTTGGCAAAGATGCAAGGAGTGCATCTGAGAGTTGCTacaataaaatcaacacccaagGAAATCGTTTTGGGCACTGTAGTATTGCAGGCACAAGATATGCCAAATGTTCGCAGCCTGATATCATGTGTGGAAGGATTCAGTGTGAAAATGTGAACAAAATTCCCACTCTCCAAGCACATTCTACAGTGCATCAGTTTCACTTCAATCAAAACACTTGCTGGGGCACTGATTATCATTTAGGGATGTCCATACCTGATATTGGTCAAGTAAAAGAAGGCACCTCATGTGCTCCAGGAAAGATCTGCATCAGTAAGAAGTGTGCCAGTATGGTTCAGCCGACCGAAATCTGTCAGCCTGAGACCTGCAACATGAGGGGGGTCTGCAATAACAAACATCACTGTCACTGCAACCATGAATGGTCACCTCCCAACTGTAGTAACAAAGGCTATGGAGGTAGTGAAGATAGTGGTCCACCTCCTATGGATGTGACTAGAACTACCACTGCAAATGTGCCTGGACATGCAACTGCAACTACCACAGGAAATGCGCCTGGGCCGGACACTGGAAGTGCTACCGGAATTGTGCCAGGAAGAACAACTGGAAACACCATGGAATATACGCCTGATATTGGACAAACGACTGAAAGGACTAAAAATACTGCTGGAAATGGGCCTGGAGGAGCGACTGGAAATAACACTGGAAATGCTCCTGAAGGAACGACTGGTTATGTCACTGGAAGTGcgttgaaaaaggaaaaatcatggtTATTATGGCTCCTTAtcttgcttctttttattttatgtttagtcTCTTTGAATTATTTagcattgaaaaagaaacagaaaactattGGTCAACCAAAACCTGAGGAGAAGAAagtggaaggaaaggaagaagtcataCCTAATTAA